In the Polyangiaceae bacterium genome, one interval contains:
- a CDS encoding ABC transporter substrate-binding protein produces MFSRRSFLLATTAATTASALGRTPFGGVLRLALPWPVSQLDPHGLDDAASSLFGPFIADSLFASDDQGRVYPALADGMPEAVGKDLRVRLRPNLLSARGRPVEARDVLYSLERASVRAGAGPLAPLAPFRLDPEDARAVRLRRVAPEEAAKRLASPVCAILPRGYSATAPDGTGAFRADVQRSGLVLRRNVSAARGAAYLERIEVRAASDLSESLRAFEAGETDMSWLGQFLHKPRADAQKLAAGSFGWVVLFTGDDAGNWGAPGIAQSLVDAVVPSQLTHLGIQPEGSATARGALWGGEPAEILAPEDAPQLIAVARQLASVLARPGHELRAAPRPRPELDYRIRTRRFALRVGFVRRVAPGSEGALWSLLAAISPELARTPPVATGSSLRGLTRSQRAGVVGGVDITGAFTSELQGVNQWDLGAVFRRKP; encoded by the coding sequence ATGTTTTCGCGTCGCAGTTTTCTGCTCGCCACCACGGCTGCCACCACCGCATCGGCACTGGGTCGAACGCCCTTCGGCGGCGTCCTGCGACTCGCGCTGCCATGGCCCGTCTCCCAGCTCGATCCTCACGGGCTGGACGACGCTGCCAGCTCGCTGTTCGGCCCCTTCATCGCCGACTCGCTGTTTGCCAGCGACGACCAGGGCCGTGTCTATCCAGCCTTGGCAGACGGGATGCCCGAAGCCGTGGGCAAGGACCTACGCGTCCGGCTGCGTCCGAATCTGCTGAGCGCCCGCGGGCGCCCTGTCGAGGCCCGCGACGTCCTGTACTCGCTCGAACGTGCCAGCGTGCGAGCAGGCGCAGGCCCCTTGGCGCCCCTCGCTCCATTTCGTCTTGACCCCGAAGACGCACGAGCGGTGCGCCTGCGTCGCGTGGCCCCGGAAGAAGCCGCGAAACGCCTCGCTAGCCCGGTGTGCGCCATCCTGCCGCGGGGGTATTCGGCGACGGCGCCAGACGGGACCGGAGCATTCCGCGCGGACGTGCAGCGCAGCGGACTGGTGCTCCGGCGGAACGTGTCGGCGGCCCGCGGGGCCGCGTACCTCGAGCGCATCGAAGTCCGTGCGGCCAGCGACTTGAGTGAGTCGCTGCGTGCCTTCGAGGCGGGCGAAACCGACATGTCATGGCTGGGGCAGTTCTTGCACAAGCCTCGCGCCGACGCGCAAAAGCTCGCCGCGGGCAGCTTCGGCTGGGTCGTTCTCTTTACGGGCGACGACGCCGGGAACTGGGGCGCCCCCGGCATCGCACAGTCGCTAGTGGACGCCGTGGTTCCGAGCCAGCTGACGCATCTCGGCATCCAGCCCGAAGGCAGCGCCACCGCGCGCGGAGCCCTGTGGGGCGGCGAACCGGCAGAAATCCTCGCCCCAGAAGACGCGCCCCAACTGATCGCCGTCGCACGCCAGCTAGCAAGCGTCTTGGCGCGACCTGGGCACGAGCTACGCGCCGCGCCGCGACCGCGGCCCGAACTCGACTACCGCATCCGGACGCGTCGATTCGCACTGCGCGTAGGCTTCGTGCGACGCGTGGCCCCGGGCTCCGAAGGAGCCCTGTGGTCCTTGCTCGCCGCCATCTCACCGGAGCTGGCGCGCACGCCCCCGGTCGCCACGGGCTCTTCCCTGCGCGGCCTGACCCGATCCCAGCGCGCCGGGGTCGTCGGCGGCGTCGACATCACCGGCGCGTTCACCAGCGAGCTGCAGGGAGTGAATCAGTGGGACTTGGGCGCGGTGTTCCGTCGCAAGCCGTAG
- a CDS encoding helix-turn-helix transcriptional regulator translates to MKRSLRGARTNARSGGQRRTVSLRGPQAELDRSGKLRVSSPALLKVLAAHELDQEVLRVLSRRPGRELKRAMRAAEKGQAQTFHLRIRRPPVRRLTFTVRLLAGRVVLTLAHLSVGPERTRPNGYEVLSTELNFGKLVAVHAAGRRLPTVGLRCYASFAEREEPCVGCPAVELRGGRRQATGVLSGQRPLWVMHAQKLSKTRALVCGVPLDESQVSRVVRERLHRTVKEAKLSRREQDVLDVLLLGRSMEEIAELLGITVRTARFHLSNILNKVGADSRADLVRLLL, encoded by the coding sequence ATGAAACGATCGCTGCGCGGTGCGCGCACGAATGCCCGCTCTGGGGGCCAGAGGAGAACGGTCAGTCTGAGGGGGCCGCAGGCCGAGCTCGATCGCTCCGGAAAGCTACGCGTGAGCAGCCCAGCCTTGCTCAAGGTCTTGGCCGCTCATGAGCTAGATCAAGAAGTCCTGCGAGTGCTGTCTCGTCGTCCGGGACGGGAACTCAAGCGTGCGATGCGAGCGGCCGAGAAAGGGCAGGCTCAGACCTTTCACCTTCGCATCCGCCGGCCGCCGGTGCGGCGCCTGACCTTCACGGTGCGGCTGCTCGCTGGGCGGGTGGTGCTGACGCTCGCGCACCTGAGTGTTGGGCCAGAGCGAACGCGGCCCAACGGTTACGAGGTGCTCAGCACCGAGCTCAACTTCGGCAAGCTCGTGGCCGTTCACGCGGCTGGGCGACGCCTGCCGACCGTTGGTCTGCGTTGTTACGCGAGCTTCGCGGAGCGCGAGGAGCCGTGCGTGGGCTGTCCGGCGGTGGAACTGCGTGGGGGGCGGCGGCAGGCGACGGGGGTGCTCTCGGGGCAGCGTCCACTTTGGGTGATGCATGCACAGAAGCTGTCCAAGACGCGAGCCCTCGTGTGCGGAGTGCCCCTCGATGAATCCCAGGTGAGTCGCGTGGTGCGCGAGCGACTGCATCGGACCGTGAAGGAGGCGAAGCTGTCCCGCCGGGAGCAGGACGTGCTGGACGTGTTGCTGCTAGGGCGCAGCATGGAGGAGATCGCGGAGTTGCTGGGCATCACGGTGCGGACAGCTCGCTTTCACCTTTCGAACATCTTGAACAAGGTCGGCGCAGACTCGCGAGCGGACTTGGTGCGACTTCTGCTGTAG
- the gorA gene encoding glutathione-disulfide reductase: MSDYDLLVLGGGSGGIATARRAAQYGARVALVEPGRLGGTCVNVGCVPKKIMWNAAVLAEHLDYARDYGFDVTAGGFDWSGFKAQRDAYVGRLNDIYARNLQLAGVEHIAGRARFVDKRVVEVAGSRYRARHVLIATGGRPKIPAMAGAEHGITSDGFFALPERPAHVAIVGAGYIAVEMAGVLNALGSDVTLLLRREQLLRSFDSLLRETLMEEMASVGVSIASCIHLTHVDRGANGKLNLVSADGTEHPGFDVLLWAIGREPATSDLGLDAAGVAQDELGHVIVDEFQNTNAEGVYAVGDVTGRAQLTPVAIAAGRRLADRVFGDRADSRLEYDCIPSVVFSHPPIGTVGLTEEEAHELYGQDGVKVYTTTFTNMFHALTTHKPKTAMKLVTVGGREKVVGVHVIGLGADEMIQGFAVAVRMGATKADFDRTVAIHPTAAEELVTLR; this comes from the coding sequence ATGAGCGACTACGACCTGCTGGTGCTCGGAGGTGGCAGCGGAGGCATCGCGACGGCGCGTCGTGCTGCACAGTACGGCGCACGAGTCGCGCTCGTGGAGCCCGGGCGCTTGGGGGGCACGTGTGTGAACGTCGGCTGCGTGCCGAAGAAGATCATGTGGAACGCTGCTGTGCTCGCCGAGCACCTCGACTACGCGCGCGACTACGGCTTCGACGTGACCGCGGGCGGCTTCGACTGGTCGGGTTTCAAGGCGCAGCGGGACGCCTACGTCGGGCGACTGAACGACATCTACGCGCGCAACCTGCAACTCGCAGGGGTCGAGCACATTGCCGGACGCGCGCGATTTGTGGACAAGCGTGTCGTAGAAGTCGCGGGATCTCGCTATCGTGCAAGGCACGTCCTCATCGCAACGGGGGGTCGACCAAAGATCCCCGCCATGGCCGGGGCCGAACACGGGATTACTTCCGACGGCTTCTTTGCCCTTCCCGAGCGCCCCGCCCACGTCGCCATCGTGGGTGCCGGCTACATTGCGGTGGAAATGGCCGGCGTGCTCAATGCCCTGGGCAGCGACGTCACGCTGCTGCTGCGCCGGGAACAGCTCTTGCGCAGCTTCGACTCTTTGTTGCGCGAAACTTTGATGGAAGAGATGGCGTCGGTGGGCGTGAGCATCGCGTCGTGCATTCACCTGACGCACGTCGACCGCGGCGCCAACGGCAAGTTGAACTTGGTCAGCGCCGACGGCACCGAGCACCCGGGTTTCGACGTTCTGCTCTGGGCGATTGGGCGTGAACCCGCCACCAGCGACTTGGGCCTGGACGCGGCGGGCGTGGCCCAAGACGAACTCGGCCACGTGATCGTGGACGAGTTCCAGAACACGAACGCGGAGGGCGTCTATGCCGTCGGCGACGTGACTGGGCGGGCACAGCTGACCCCAGTGGCCATCGCGGCGGGCAGGCGCCTGGCAGATCGCGTGTTCGGCGACAGGGCGGATAGCCGCCTGGAGTACGACTGCATCCCCAGTGTGGTCTTCAGCCATCCCCCGATCGGAACCGTGGGCTTGACCGAAGAAGAAGCGCACGAACTCTACGGGCAGGACGGCGTCAAGGTCTACACCACCACCTTCACCAACATGTTCCATGCGCTCACGACCCACAAACCCAAGACAGCCATGAAACTGGTCACCGTGGGCGGTCGAGAGAAAGTCGTGGGCGTGCACGTGATCGGCCTGGGCGCCGATGAGATGATTCAAGGCTTCGCCGTGGCTGTACGCATGGGTGCCACCAAGGCTGACTTCGACCGCACCGTGGCAATTCACCCCACCGCAGCGGAAGAACTCGTCACCTTGCGTTGA
- a CDS encoding DUF2752 domain-containing protein, which yields MHTSLALKQPLGDLQAHARRDAVLRMLAFGIALATLGGSLLVSFLVTPQAIESGSIVLWPTCAYRELFGRPCPTCGLTRAFSAISHGDVAQALQYHRGSLWIYGTFWLGALGSAAMTLLAAWQRYGLRRNTAPKSH from the coding sequence ATGCACACTAGCCTCGCTTTGAAGCAGCCCCTCGGCGATTTGCAGGCCCACGCTCGGCGCGACGCAGTCCTGCGCATGCTGGCCTTCGGCATCGCCTTGGCGACCCTCGGGGGAAGCCTACTGGTCTCATTTCTGGTCACGCCCCAGGCGATCGAGAGCGGCAGCATCGTGCTGTGGCCCACCTGCGCCTATCGCGAGCTGTTTGGCCGCCCCTGTCCAACCTGCGGACTCACTCGGGCGTTCAGCGCCATCAGCCACGGGGATGTAGCGCAAGCACTCCAGTATCACCGCGGATCCCTGTGGATCTACGGGACCTTTTGGCTAGGCGCGTTGGGCTCGGCGGCGATGACGCTGCTAGCCGCGTGGCAACGCTACGGCTTGCGACGGAACACCGCGCCCAAGTCCCACTGA